Proteins encoded by one window of Crassostrea angulata isolate pt1a10 chromosome 9, ASM2561291v2, whole genome shotgun sequence:
- the LOC128164100 gene encoding uncharacterized protein LOC128164100 → MVVFIIISNMNSHLLRFGVVLIGFLQHRLCWADLSDPRDFYRQYVSACGFGYLCNKGLENSASFGDVPTKIGPCPPCSCDDECFSRNDCCPDVLYEDNIWTQCWSTDIFNFPGLESHMYPLIKQCPTEAVKEDHLLCSESTDFSFPPIYRYRYVPVSSNRTRFSYKNIYCALCNGEDAHDLEKWEILTSKEVCSKTSYLRQISFPYDVLADFRAPKLCPAWHVPKWPTKVPRCESSERVRFTRCNVTGTWQRKAYSVDIERACLSGYGPVFRLYSNIFCFICNPLRIDVLLLPLCRRDIRETSAGAQIEHLCSNYESSAVTYPYKNMFCYLCNLIPLDGVLQKGFTVSEHHEFLYQGSIIYTYQNVALSHTQDLYQQIIRHSRITDAEISDYDPDSLILNGRGFNLSSVLLTKILSTPTKICNKNLLPKSVQNIVSQDCSCDPSCFFKNKCSCCVDVALSYPLGCFDNSFVVTNGCYGNKTRNLPYFSTIKSLCEDFPQLDKVPVHSDGIDYQNLFCFLCNSNYDIVNNTLQMFSKYVMRGFMFRCRDVIPISYSVSVANLFKHAQDSNCIITFDSKTPQSRACATQYFSTCDGIPTSNPDLNEICHLTSNDNFPSYAYYKNEFCYLCSREQFIENPKENCSGNNASIELEEACRDLPLSYSPNVHPYKNSFCKMCDSNCLSDCDFGFENRDLDECFGKVTAIGIIDPPSLRGIFGMSTRETDDSKPLQNHQVNETLFFDEANNIYRPISCYPGRFLNNGSCVLPSKKNKAGEYAIFAESTGKVSGDLGNGWNILNALKKIFIKELSVFERREFYTLRVLKMFENISCVDDLPNNVWTGFRISTKIVVSPGDVIFTDISLLENKLFQIVDIIQSKSRIIFRNFYIENMTTNEINIFKYMKSNIDFSMVSTNHCKYSLENTRLSIHSPVTVLANILKCKHIQFGPEEYIMDSSGIATVLSPAVKLLPGEYVTLASNSISFCIDVYLASYNPGTFGKLSKKDEILRWVTLSTSLLSLICLFMTFIVYCTVSSLRTLPGKNLMVLVLNLFLAQFFFIMGNNMTENNLVCVVLGILQHFLWLSMLCSFTVYSFHTFKVFHTLNSRPTFTAQLFRKYLAITYLIPTIVVAITITISFIYFGNSGYGKEVCFLSNLNFRIGVFLVPIILSVIVNLCLLLWTMGKIVSTKQIKSSTHERSNFTIFLKLFALSGGLWGLQIIDGFFNISVFSYLISILNCLQGVFIFVSFVLNERTIQLIVSFKKQEGLGEESATNNHTGDERQQNTDSTQTTRI, encoded by the exons ATG gtagtCTTCATCATAATAAGCAACATGAATAGCCATTTGCTCAGGTTTGGAGTTGTTCTGATCGGATTCTTACAGCATCGGCTATGTTGGGCAGATCTGAGCGATCCTAGAGACTTCTATCGGCAATACGTTTCGGCCTGCGGATTTGGATACCTGTGCAACAAAGGTCTcgaaaattcagccagttttgGAGACGTGCCGACAAAGATTGGCCCCTGTCCGCCGTGTTCATGCGACGATGAATGTTTCTCCCGAAACGACTGTTGTCCGGATGTTTTGTATGAAGACAACATCTGGACTCAATGCTGGTCGACCGACATTTTCAACTTTCCAGGCCTCGAGTCTCATATGTATCCTTTGATTAAACAATGTCCGACGGAAGCAGTTAAGGAAGACCATTTACTTTGTTCTGAGTCGACCGACTTTTCGTTCCCTCCGATTTACCGTTACAGATACGTTCCTGTAAGTTCTAATCGAACACGCTTTTCCTACAAAAACATATACTGTGCGCTATGTAACGGAGAGGACGCACATGATCTTGAGAAATGGGAAATCTTAACGAGCAAAGAGGTTTGTTCCAAAACGTCATACCTCCGTCAGATATCATTTCCATACGACGTGTTAGCAGATTTCAGGGCCCCAAAATTATGTCCAGCATGGCACGTACCAAAATGGCCGACAAAAGTACCTAGGTGTGAATCATCAGAGAGGGTGCGATTCACCAGGTGCAATGTGACTGGCACATGGCAGAGAAAGGCATACAGTGTCGACATAGAACGGGCCTGTTTGTCAGGCTATGGACCAGTGTTTCGTTTGTACAGcaacattttttgtttcatatgcAATCCTCTCCGCATAGATGTATTACTTTTACCGCTATGTCGGAGAGACATCAGGGAGACCAGCGCTGGAGCCCAGATTGAGCATCTGTGTAGTAATTATGAATCGTCTGCTGTGACATATCCCTACAAGAACATGTTCTGTTACCTTTGTAACTTGATACCACTCGACGGTGTCCTCCAAAAAGGCTTCACTGTATCGGAACATCACGAATTTCTTTACCAGGGTTCAATAATATACACTTACCAGAATGTAGCGTTATCCCACACACAAGATCTTTATCAGCAAATAATACGACACAGCCGAATTACTGATGCAGAAATTTCGGATTATGACCCCGATTCGTTAATTTTGAATGGACGAGGTTTTAATTTGTCTTCAGTTTTGTTGACGAAAATTCTTTCCACACCGACAAAAATCTGCAACAAAAACTTGCTACCGAAAAGTGTTCAGAATATTGTGTCTCAAGATTGTAGCTGCGACCCCAGCTGCTTTTTCAAGAATAAATGTAGCTGTTGTGTAGATGTTGCATTGTCATATCCATTAGGTTGTTTCGATAATTCATTCGTTGTAACAAATGGATGCTACGGCAATAAAACCAGAAACTTGCCTTATTTTTCTACTATAAAATCTCTTTGTGAGGATTTTCCTCAGCTTGATAAAGTTCCAGTACACTCAGATGGTATAGATTATCAAAACCTCTTCTGTTTTCTGTGTAATAGTAATTATGACATTGTAAATAACACCTTGCAGATGTTCTCTAAATACGTCATGCGGGGGTTTATGTTCAGATGCCGGGACGTCATTCCTATTTCATACAGCGTCAGTGTTGCTAATTTATTCAAGCATGCACAAGACAGCAACTGTATCATCACCTTTGACAGTAAAACGCCACAAAGCAGAGCATGCGCAACGCAGTACTTCTCTACTTGCGACGGTATTCCAACGTCAAATCCAGATTTGAATGAAATATGCCATTTGACATCAAATGATAACTTCCCATCCTACGCTTACTATAAAAACGAGTTTTGTTACCTATGTTCCCGAGAGCAGTTCATCGAAAACCCGAAAGAAAACTGCTCTGGAAATAACGCTTCCATAGAGTTAGAGGAAGCTTGCAGAGACCTGCCCCTCTCCTACTCGCCTAACGTGCATCCATACAAAAACTCGTTTTGCAAAATGTGTGATTCGAATTGTTTATCCGATTGTGATTTTGGCTTCGAGAACCGGGATCTCGATGAGTGTTTTGGAAAAGTGACCGCCATTGGAATTATAGATCCCCCGAGCCTACGCGGAATATTCGGAATGTCAACCAGAGAAACTGATGATTCCAAACCTTTACAGAACCATCAAGTGaatgaaactttattttttgatgaagcCAAT aatatctACAGACCAATTTCATGTTACCCTGGTCGCTTTCTAAACAATGGATCTTGTGTCTTACCCTCAAAGAAGAACAAGGCGGGGGAGTATGCGATCTTTGCAGAATCAACAGGAAAAGTCTCCGGTGACCTCGGGAATGGATGgaatattttaaatgcattgaagaaaattttcataaaagaacTGTCAGTTTTTGAGAGAAGAGAATTCTACACTCTTCGAGtcttaaaaatgtttgaaaatatttcatgtgTTGATGACCTTCCTAACAATGTTTGGACGGGCTTTCGTATCTCAACGAAAATTGTTGTTTCCCCAGGAGATGTCATTTTCACTGACATTAGTCTTTTGGAGAACAAATTGTTTCAGATTGTTGACATTATCCAAAGCAAGAGCCGCATCATCTTCCGAAATTTCTACATTGAGAACATGAcaacaaatgaaattaatattttcaaatacatgaAATCTAATATTGATTTTAGCATGGTCTCAACAAACCATTGCAAATACAGTCTTGAAAATACCAGACTATCTATACACTCACCTGTCACTGTTTTAGCCAACATCCTAAAATGTAAACACATACAATTTGGACCAGAAGAATACATTATGGACTCTTCTGGAATAGCAACTGTCCTGTCGCCCGCCGTAAAGTTACTTCCAGGTGAATATGTGACTCTAGCTTCGAATTCCATCAGTTTTTGCATCGATGTATATTTGGCCAGCTATAACCCAGGAACATTTGGGAAACTCTCCAAAAAGGATGAAATCCTAAGATGGGTGACCCTCAGTACTTCTCTTTTGTCCcttatttgtttattcatgactTTTATAGTATACTGTACAGTCTCTAGCTTGCGAACTCTAcctggtaaaaatttgatggTCTTAGTTTTAAACCTTTTTCTTGCCCAGTTTTTCTTCATCATGGGAAATAACATGACAGAAAACAACTTGGTTTGTGTGGTGCTTGGAATATTGCAACATTTTTTGTGGTTGTCCATGCTTTGTTCCTTTACTGTTTATTCTTTCCACACGTTTAAAGTATTTCATACATTGAATTCAAGACCGACCTTCACAGCACAGCTATTCCGAAAGTACCTTGCCATTACGTATCTTATTCCAACTATTGTTGTGGCAATTACAATCACTATATCTTTTATCTATTTCGGCAACAGTGGTTATGGAAAAGAGGTTTGCTTTCTCTCAAACTTAAACTTTCGAATTGGCGTTTTCCTGGTTCCCATCATCCTCTCTGTCATTGTAAACCTTTGTCTTCTTCTGTGGACAATGGGAAAGATTGTTTCCACAAAACAGATCAAATCTTCAACTCATGAAAGAAGCAATTTCACCATATTCTTAAAGCTCTTTGCTCTAAGTGGTGGACTGTGGGGATTACAAATTATTGATGGCTTCTTcaacatttcagttttttcctATCTGATATCCATTCTTAACTGTCTACAAGGGGTGTTTATTTTCGTAAGTTTTGTCCTTAATGAGAGAACCATTCAGTTGATAGTAAGTTTCAAGAAACAAGAAGGACTTGGAGAAGAGTCGGCAACAAACAACCATACTGGGGATGAAAGACAACAAAACACAGATTCCACTCAGACTACCCGTATATAG